A single region of the Bacillus cereus genome encodes:
- a CDS encoding aldo/keto reductase family protein produces the protein MEFSKLGNSGLTVSKIAYGNWINHGGKVNENTANDCVNAALDVGITTFDTADVYSDTIAEEVLGRSLKGIRRESIELCTKVCHPTGPGKNDRGLSRKHIIENCNASLQRLHTDYIDVYYAHRFDTTTPLEETMLAFSDLVRQGKVLYLGISEWTSEQITRGAALARELNIPLIASQPQYSMLWRVIETDIIPTCQREGLGQVVWSPLAQGILTGKYQPGKPIPAQSRANSDAGKPFFDKLVQRWMSDDVLTAIQKLNPIAQEINLTLSQLAIAWVLQNPAVSSAIIGASNPEQIRENVVATSVKLQPEIMNQIDSVLKGFAEYDPSKTG, from the coding sequence ATGGAATTTAGCAAACTCGGAAACAGTGGATTAACAGTAAGTAAGATTGCATATGGAAACTGGATAAACCATGGTGGAAAAGTAAATGAAAATACTGCAAATGATTGTGTGAACGCCGCACTAGATGTCGGTATTACAACCTTCGATACTGCTGATGTTTATTCGGACACTATTGCCGAGGAAGTACTTGGTCGCTCTTTGAAAGGAATACGCCGAGAAAGTATAGAACTTTGTACAAAAGTATGCCATCCGACCGGACCTGGAAAAAATGATCGAGGTTTATCACGAAAACATATTATAGAAAATTGTAATGCATCGTTACAACGGCTACATACAGACTACATTGATGTCTATTATGCACATCGATTCGATACAACAACTCCTCTTGAAGAAACAATGTTAGCTTTCTCAGATCTTGTAAGACAAGGTAAAGTCCTTTATTTAGGTATAAGTGAATGGACATCGGAGCAAATCACACGCGGTGCAGCACTTGCCCGAGAATTGAACATTCCTCTTATTGCTAGCCAGCCTCAATATTCGATGTTGTGGCGAGTGATCGAAACAGACATAATACCTACATGTCAACGTGAAGGACTTGGTCAAGTTGTTTGGTCTCCCCTCGCACAAGGTATTCTCACTGGAAAATATCAACCAGGTAAACCAATCCCTGCCCAATCACGTGCTAACTCGGATGCTGGAAAACCGTTTTTTGACAAACTGGTGCAACGTTGGATGAGTGATGATGTGCTTACTGCTATCCAGAAACTTAACCCTATTGCACAAGAAATTAACCTTACCCTATCTCAACTCGCAATTGCTTGGGTGTTACAAAATCCAGCTGTTTCTTCTGCAATTATTGGTGCTTCAAATCCGGAACAAATAAGAGAAAACGTAGTTGCTACTAGTGTTAAATTGCAACCTGAAATTATGAATCAGATTGATAGTGTATTAAAAGGTTTCGCTGAGTATGATCCTAGCAAAACAGGTTGA
- a CDS encoding sensor histidine kinase codes for MIRLFIRDHIPLICFTAIQLLAVFLVYWFDGHNHISTALYAMFLGAFFMVSYLVFRYFTHRSFYERLANPLQSLDESVQKSDFAVLSTALQDLLEVQYRHYQNQLQLQERKNNDHLTFMNQWIHQMKTPLSVIELITQDEADPRFESINEETDRLKKGLEMALYVARLEAFTQDFYVERVQLHKIVNDSVHEHKRFFIRNFVYPELEIDKGITVESDAKWLQFLIGQIISNAIKYSSGSREKIKVKACKEGNNIVLEIADSGVGIPKQDLPRVFKPFFTGENGRDFKESTGMGLYLVYEITKQLGHNVEIHSEVGKGTVVRIKFCNV; via the coding sequence ATGATAAGGTTGTTTATACGTGATCATATACCCCTTATTTGTTTTACTGCGATCCAACTATTAGCCGTATTCTTAGTTTATTGGTTTGATGGGCATAATCATATTTCAACGGCATTATATGCAATGTTTTTAGGTGCTTTTTTTATGGTAAGTTATTTAGTATTTCGTTATTTTACACATCGATCTTTTTATGAGCGTTTAGCAAATCCGTTGCAATCTTTGGATGAATCTGTTCAAAAATCTGATTTTGCAGTTTTATCTACTGCTCTCCAAGATTTGCTCGAAGTACAATATCGACATTATCAAAATCAGCTCCAGTTACAAGAGAGAAAAAATAATGATCATTTAACATTTATGAATCAGTGGATTCATCAAATGAAAACACCTTTATCTGTAATAGAATTAATTACACAAGATGAAGCGGATCCGCGCTTTGAAAGTATTAATGAGGAAACAGATAGGCTGAAAAAGGGGTTAGAGATGGCACTGTATGTCGCACGTTTAGAGGCATTTACACAAGATTTTTATGTAGAAAGAGTACAACTACATAAAATAGTGAATGATTCTGTACATGAACACAAACGCTTTTTTATCCGGAATTTCGTATATCCAGAGCTTGAAATTGATAAGGGTATTACTGTAGAAAGTGATGCGAAATGGTTACAATTTTTAATTGGACAAATTATATCGAATGCAATTAAATACTCATCAGGTAGTAGAGAAAAGATTAAAGTGAAAGCTTGTAAGGAAGGTAATAATATTGTACTTGAAATTGCCGATAGTGGCGTAGGGATACCGAAGCAAGATTTACCAAGAGTGTTTAAACCTTTCTTTACAGGAGAAAATGGTAGAGATTTTAAAGAGTCAACGGGGATGGGACTATATCTTGTATATGAGATTACAAAACAATTAGGACATAATGTAGAGATCCATTCAGAAGTTGGTAAAGGTACCGTTGTACGAATTAAATTTTGTAATGTGTAA
- a CDS encoding GNAT family N-acetyltransferase, translated as MGEENLTKLFRIDCGDIYLQEFPIKDAESIYKISNQPEIEKFLPDWKSTKEQRVNWVTNYEIPENKVFLDAATNSSNIDGHFLKLGVFIKDTNEFIGWCCTGIKEELPLPNREIMYAISSEYQNNGYATKVTKGLIDYLFKNTNVDVLNAIALINNVPSNKVIEKCGFTYMSQQMIENQLYNHYLLSKSEWIKNIAL; from the coding sequence ATGGGAGAAGAAAATTTGACTAAGTTATTTAGAATAGATTGTGGTGATATATACTTACAAGAATTTCCCATCAAAGATGCGGAGAGTATTTATAAAATATCGAATCAACCGGAAATAGAAAAGTTTTTGCCAGACTGGAAATCAACAAAAGAACAACGGGTAAATTGGGTTACAAATTATGAAATACCAGAAAATAAAGTATTTCTTGATGCTGCTACAAATTCATCAAACATAGACGGTCATTTTTTAAAACTGGGAGTATTTATAAAAGATACAAATGAATTTATTGGATGGTGCTGTACAGGTATTAAAGAAGAACTTCCATTACCGAATAGAGAAATTATGTATGCTATTTCAAGCGAGTATCAAAATAATGGTTACGCTACGAAAGTGACTAAAGGGTTAATTGATTATTTGTTTAAAAATACAAATGTAGATGTCCTTAACGCAATTGCTTTAATTAACAACGTACCGTCAAATAAAGTTATTGAAAAATGCGGGTTTACTTATATGAGCCAACAGATGATAGAAAACCAACTATATAATCATTATCTATTGAGTAAATCAGAGTGGATAAAAAATATTGCTCTTTAA
- a CDS encoding LysR family transcriptional regulator, whose product MDIRKMRYFITVAEELNFSRAAERLMMAQPPLSQEIRKLEDELGVQLFHRTKRMVELTDAGKIFLEGARQTLLQVERTIKETQLVEEGKIGHLIIGFVDSTETVINILKTFRERFPNIQLILREMTTDQQIKALYEKQIHIGFIRSKQNNEILSSEVCSKERLKLVLHEDHPLISLPNISIKELVDEPFVLFPRHFGTNFYDLIISYFWEHGVSLNIVQEAIQMQTIVNLVAAGMGISVVPSSVESYKKSGVMYKDIQEHTPEINLYAGWRQDEKSVVLENFLAVVREIYKTSQLEFEK is encoded by the coding sequence ATAGATATTCGTAAAATGAGATATTTCATAACAGTAGCAGAAGAATTAAACTTTAGTCGTGCAGCAGAACGTCTTATGATGGCGCAACCTCCTTTAAGCCAAGAAATTCGCAAATTAGAAGATGAATTAGGGGTCCAACTTTTTCATCGAACAAAGAGAATGGTTGAGCTTACCGATGCTGGGAAAATATTTTTAGAAGGTGCGCGACAAACGCTACTTCAAGTAGAAAGAACGATTAAAGAAACTCAGCTTGTAGAGGAAGGAAAAATCGGGCATTTAATCATCGGTTTTGTCGATTCTACAGAAACGGTTATAAACATATTAAAAACATTTCGAGAACGGTTTCCTAACATTCAGCTTATATTACGCGAGATGACAACAGACCAGCAAATAAAAGCACTCTATGAAAAACAAATTCATATTGGATTTATTCGTTCTAAGCAGAATAATGAAATATTGTCTTCTGAAGTTTGTTCTAAAGAACGTTTAAAATTGGTTTTACATGAAGACCACCCATTAATTTCGTTACCTAATATTTCTATTAAAGAACTAGTAGATGAACCATTTGTTTTATTTCCTCGTCATTTCGGTACTAACTTTTATGATTTAATTATTAGTTACTTTTGGGAACATGGAGTAAGTTTAAATATTGTTCAAGAAGCAATTCAAATGCAGACGATTGTTAATTTAGTTGCAGCAGGAATGGGGATTTCTGTCGTTCCATCATCGGTGGAAAGTTATAAAAAATCGGGAGTCATGTATAAAGACATTCAGGAACATACACCGGAGATAAACTTATACGCTGGATGGAGACAAGATGAAAAGTCTGTCGTTCTCGAGAACTTCTTAGCAGTTGTTAGAGAGATTTATAAGACTTCACAACTTGAATTTGAAAAGTAA
- a CDS encoding ABC transporter ATP-binding protein, producing MEILHAKSISKVYKGKIPFKALVDIDLSIQEGEFVGIMGPSGSGKTTLLNMVSTIDSPTSGEILINGTNPFQLTSEDLALFRRKKLGFVFQSFNLLSTLTVKENIVLPMTLDGVSVQEMNKRVEEIAEKLNITDILSKRTFEISGGQAQRTAIARAIVHKPQLLLADEPTGNLDSKSSNDVMEMLDTLNKEEKATMMLVTHDPYAASFCSRVIFIKDGQLYNEIYCGESRQTFYQKIMDVLSLLGGKRHDFSSVRI from the coding sequence ATGGAAATTTTACATGCAAAAAGTATTAGTAAAGTATATAAAGGGAAAATACCTTTTAAAGCATTAGTAGATATTGATTTATCAATTCAAGAAGGTGAATTTGTAGGAATTATGGGGCCATCAGGTAGTGGGAAAACAACATTATTAAATATGGTATCTACTATTGATTCACCAACATCGGGAGAAATATTAATAAATGGTACAAATCCTTTCCAGTTGACATCAGAAGATTTAGCTTTATTCCGTAGAAAAAAATTAGGATTTGTTTTTCAATCATTTAATCTTCTTAGCACACTTACAGTAAAAGAAAACATCGTATTGCCAATGACATTAGATGGTGTTTCTGTACAAGAAATGAACAAACGAGTGGAAGAAATTGCAGAGAAATTAAACATTACAGATATATTGAGTAAAAGAACGTTTGAAATATCAGGGGGACAAGCTCAAAGAACAGCAATTGCTCGCGCGATCGTTCATAAGCCGCAATTATTACTTGCAGATGAACCTACAGGGAATTTAGACTCTAAATCTTCAAATGATGTAATGGAGATGCTAGATACCCTTAATAAAGAAGAAAAGGCAACGATGATGTTAGTTACACATGATCCGTATGCAGCGAGCTTTTGCAGTAGAGTTATATTTATTAAAGATGGTCAACTATATAACGAAATTTATTGCGGTGAAAGTAGGCAAACTTTTTATCAAAAGATTATGGATGTCCTTTCTTTGTTAGGAGGGAAAAGGCATGACTTTTCGTCAGTTCGCATTTAA
- a CDS encoding response regulator transcription factor: MVKIMIVEDDMKIAELLSTYVAKYGYEGIIVSDFQNVLDIFLEEQPELVLLDINLPSFDGYYWCRQIRGVSTCPILFISAREGTMDQVMALENGGDDFIPKPFHYEVVMAKIRSHLRRAYGDYAPKLEERMVEQQGLSLYPERLVLKLRNQEIDITRNEAILLEMLMKNYPRVVSREVLLNKLWDSESYVDDNTLSVNTTRVRKKLKTLQIEGAIETIRSVGYRLHITWDTGMEK, from the coding sequence ATGGTCAAAATTATGATTGTAGAAGATGATATGAAAATTGCGGAGCTTTTATCAACATATGTTGCGAAATACGGTTATGAAGGAATTATTGTATCAGATTTTCAAAATGTATTAGACATTTTTTTAGAAGAACAACCAGAGTTAGTTTTATTAGATATTAATTTACCAAGTTTTGATGGTTACTATTGGTGTCGTCAAATTCGCGGGGTTTCTACATGTCCGATTTTATTTATTTCGGCCCGTGAAGGTACGATGGATCAAGTTATGGCGTTAGAAAATGGTGGCGATGATTTTATTCCGAAGCCGTTTCATTATGAAGTTGTAATGGCGAAAATTCGTAGTCATTTAAGACGTGCTTATGGAGACTATGCACCGAAATTAGAAGAACGAATGGTTGAGCAACAAGGTCTTAGTTTATATCCCGAAAGACTTGTATTAAAACTTAGGAATCAAGAGATTGATATAACGAGAAACGAAGCCATTTTATTAGAGATGTTAATGAAAAACTATCCGCGTGTTGTGAGTAGGGAAGTATTATTAAATAAATTATGGGATAGTGAATCCTATGTAGATGATAATACATTAAGTGTAAATACAACACGTGTGCGTAAAAAGTTAAAAACGTTACAAATTGAAGGAGCAATTGAAACAATTCGTAGTGTTGGATATAGATTGCATATTACTTGGGATACTGGTATGGAAAAATGA
- the abc-f gene encoding ribosomal protection-like ABC-F family protein, translated as MKELLKLNDVYVEIKENTLLEKMNVTVRQGDIIGLIGKNGAGKSTLLQLINGKIEPSKGTVEWMQMNMTTAYVEQEKESFVSKDMIAKEAELLAKWGVPTNDFLTLSGGEKLKVRLAKGFAGNPNVLILDEPTNHLDEMSTEFLIKQIKNMRGTVIVVSHDRYFLDVVATRIWSIEDKKLIDHSGNYTSYMKAREHKRMTQQREYEKQQKKIEQVETHIKELSSWSQKAHAQSTKQEGVKEFYRVKAKRMDAQVKSKRKRLEKELEKTKVERVKEEYSVEFSIQASKKVGKRFLEVKQLRKEFNNRTLFENVNFTIQHGEKVAIIGPNGSGKTTLLKMIMGTETVQGEVWISPSANIGYLTQEVFDLPLDKTPENLFFKETFEERGKVQNLMKHLGFQASQWKEPIQHMSMGERVKCKLMAYILDEKDVLILDEPTNHLDLPSREQLENTLAEYNGTLVIVSHDRYFLEKTTNTKLVFLNNTIQKQLEEPTKTRDEIEELRLTLETERQEVLGKLSFLTSKDKGYKELDERFIELTKQIKAL; from the coding sequence ATGAAAGAACTATTAAAATTAAATGATGTTTATGTTGAAATAAAGGAAAATACTTTGTTAGAGAAAATGAATGTGACAGTAAGACAAGGGGATATTATCGGATTAATTGGTAAAAACGGGGCTGGTAAATCAACGTTACTTCAATTAATAAATGGGAAGATTGAACCATCAAAAGGTACTGTTGAATGGATGCAAATGAATATGACAACAGCATATGTTGAACAAGAAAAAGAATCTTTTGTTAGTAAGGATATGATTGCAAAAGAAGCCGAGCTTCTTGCAAAATGGGGCGTGCCAACGAACGATTTTCTAACTTTAAGTGGTGGTGAAAAGCTAAAAGTTCGATTAGCAAAAGGATTTGCTGGAAATCCTAATGTATTAATATTAGACGAACCGACAAATCATTTAGATGAGATGAGTACGGAATTTCTCATTAAACAAATCAAAAATATGAGAGGTACAGTTATCGTCGTATCGCATGATCGATATTTTTTAGATGTTGTCGCAACAAGAATATGGTCAATTGAGGATAAGAAATTAATTGACCATAGCGGGAATTATACGAGTTATATGAAAGCTCGTGAGCATAAAAGAATGACGCAGCAGCGTGAATATGAAAAACAACAAAAAAAGATAGAACAAGTAGAAACTCATATAAAAGAATTAAGTTCATGGTCACAAAAGGCACATGCGCAGTCTACAAAACAAGAAGGAGTGAAAGAATTCTATCGTGTAAAGGCGAAGCGAATGGATGCACAAGTGAAGTCAAAACGAAAACGTCTCGAAAAAGAGCTGGAGAAAACGAAAGTAGAACGTGTGAAAGAGGAGTATTCAGTTGAATTCTCTATTCAAGCGAGTAAAAAAGTAGGAAAACGTTTCTTAGAAGTAAAACAATTGCGGAAAGAATTTAACAATCGGACATTATTTGAAAACGTTAATTTTACAATTCAGCACGGTGAGAAGGTTGCGATTATTGGGCCGAATGGTAGCGGGAAAACAACTTTATTGAAGATGATTATGGGAACGGAAACTGTGCAAGGAGAAGTATGGATTTCACCATCTGCAAACATCGGTTATTTAACACAAGAAGTTTTTGATTTACCGCTTGATAAAACACCAGAAAATTTATTTTTTAAAGAGACGTTTGAAGAAAGAGGAAAAGTACAAAATTTAATGAAACATTTAGGGTTCCAAGCTTCTCAATGGAAAGAGCCGATTCAGCATATGAGTATGGGTGAACGAGTAAAATGTAAGCTAATGGCTTATATTTTGGATGAAAAAGATGTACTTATTCTAGATGAACCTACGAATCACCTTGATCTTCCTTCACGTGAACAACTTGAAAATACATTAGCTGAGTACAACGGAACACTCGTTATCGTTTCCCACGATCGATATTTTCTAGAGAAAACAACTAACACAAAACTCGTGTTTTTAAACAATACGATACAAAAGCAGCTAGAAGAACCTACTAAAACAAGAGATGAAATTGAAGAGCTACGTTTAACGTTAGAAACAGAGAGACAAGAAGTATTAGGTAAATTAAGCTTTTTAACTTCTAAGGACAAGGGATATAAAGAACTTGACGAACGATTTATAGAACTTACGAAGCAGATTAAGGCACTTTAA